The DNA segment ATGCCACTcgcataataattttatattagtctataatttataatttatctatataatttatatttattaataaaaaagtaaATATTAACCGAATATCCCTTTCTTTATGCAAAttttaaaaacaaataaaaataaaaatagagatTATGCAAAATCttattttaaggaaaaaaaaaaagaaagtttgaGTAATTGGGAATGTATTAAATTCGAAGAAAGTATTgatcaaattataattaatttattttaatttgaatttatataagtgattagattATTTTATATATCAAAATGATTAATCAAGTTAATGTTATAATCTGACCACTTATATACTACTCTTTTTATTTCATATTGTTCTGATATGGGATTCCAACAGAATGCGACAAAACAAtgatattttcattttaatttctcCCAATACAGGAATAACAACATCATTATAATTAATGACAACAAACCAAAGCAAATATGAAGAGAACAAAAGCATGACTAATTCTGTCTTCGAAGAGCCAGACCAGAAATCACAACTAACAGCATGAAGACAACAACTGAAACAAACGATGCCACAACAGCCCCACTAACTTTCTGGCAAAAATCACCAAATTGTTGGCAGACTGCAAGCCAGTTTGAGCTTGGGTTCCCATTGTGAGCCAAGTACACTATGGCAGTCGCAGCGGCAGCAGCTGCAGTGTTCAACGTCAGCGCCACCTGCAAATCATGTTTAATGACTACCaggtttcaaatttctttaagtttaATTGGCTTCGATTGAAACTTGAATTTGAGACTTCACAATTCTAGAGAAGATTTCAACATCATTGAACTAAAACTCATTGGAGTTTTTTATGGCAATTAGAACTTAATATAATAAAAGAGGGAAgtgtttaaaatttaattacagtGTCCAAAATGAGGAGAAGGAGCCTTAGTCCAACAGCATGGGGGCGAATAATTGCTACAAAAGAGAAAGGAAGGGAAAGGACTAAATAGCCTCCAATGATTGCCATAGCAATAACAAAGAACCTGCAGCAATGGATTTCTCAGTTACTGTatgcatatatatgtatataacaaAATTGGTATGAATTAAGAATTAAGATAAAGGATCATGATC comes from the Hevea brasiliensis isolate MT/VB/25A 57/8 chromosome 5, ASM3005281v1, whole genome shotgun sequence genome and includes:
- the LOC110632443 gene encoding casparian strip membrane protein 1-like — encoded protein: MSTTIDIPAESSAAAKGKAPLIGITSSSHVKGGGYKKGFAICDFLLRLGAVIAALSAAATMGTSGETLPFFTQFFQFEASYDDLPSLQFFVIAMAIIGGYLVLSLPFSFVAIIRPHAVGLRLLLLILDTVALTLNTAAAAAATAIVYLAHNGNPSSNWLAVCQQFGDFCQKVSGAVVASFVSVVVFMLLVVISGLALRRQN